Proteins from a single region of Novosphingobium sp. CECT 9465:
- a CDS encoding NAD(P)H-dependent glycerol-3-phosphate dehydrogenase, producing the protein MSVEVGVVGAGAWGTALAQMLSSDGRDVLLWAREPELVAEINDDRRNGLFLPSAQLNASIRATENLADMADVPVLLLVTPAQHLARVLGGIGRSGGDVVLCSKGIEAGTGRLMADVARDAAPDASLAVLSGPTFAHEVAAGLPTAVTLACEGGEAQWARLASAIARPAFRPYYSDDVTGAEIGGAVKNVLAIACGVVDGLQLGQNARAALISRGFAEMQRFGLALGARPETLSGLSGLGDLVLTCSSTSSRNFSLGKALGEGANAAEVLGAQATVAEGAFTAPVLAELANQRGISMPIVEAVISLLKGTAPARDVVAGLLSRPLKAENTLV; encoded by the coding sequence ATGAGCGTGGAAGTGGGTGTCGTAGGGGCCGGAGCCTGGGGCACGGCACTGGCGCAGATGCTGTCGAGCGACGGGCGCGACGTGCTGCTGTGGGCGCGCGAGCCGGAACTGGTCGCTGAAATCAACGATGATCGGCGCAACGGGCTGTTCCTGCCGTCGGCGCAATTGAATGCTTCCATCCGGGCTACGGAAAATCTGGCGGACATGGCCGATGTTCCGGTGCTGCTGCTGGTGACGCCTGCACAACATCTGGCGCGGGTGCTGGGCGGGATCGGGCGCAGCGGCGGTGACGTCGTGCTGTGTTCGAAAGGTATAGAAGCGGGGACTGGCCGGTTGATGGCCGATGTGGCGCGTGATGCCGCGCCTGACGCCAGCCTTGCGGTGCTGTCCGGCCCGACATTCGCACATGAAGTGGCGGCAGGCCTGCCGACAGCGGTGACGCTGGCCTGCGAAGGCGGTGAAGCGCAATGGGCGCGGCTGGCTTCTGCGATCGCGCGGCCTGCGTTCAGACCCTATTATTCCGATGATGTTACCGGTGCCGAAATCGGCGGTGCGGTGAAAAACGTGCTCGCGATTGCCTGTGGCGTGGTGGATGGGTTGCAGCTTGGCCAGAATGCGCGGGCTGCACTGATCAGTCGCGGTTTTGCCGAAATGCAGCGCTTCGGCCTTGCATTGGGAGCAAGGCCCGAAACGCTTTCCGGCCTTTCGGGATTGGGAGACCTTGTGCTGACCTGTTCGTCCACATCCAGCCGCAATTTCTCGCTCGGCAAGGCGCTGGGCGAAGGGGCGAATGCTGCCGAAGTGCTGGGCGCGCAGGCGACCGTAGCGGAAGGGGCCTTTACCGCGCCGGTGCTCGCCGAACTTGCGAATCAGCGTGGCATATCGATGCCGATTGTCGAGGCGGTGATCAGCCTGTTGAAGGGCACCGCCCCTGCGCGCGATGTGGTGGCAGGATTGCTTTCGCGCCCGCTGAAGGCGGAAAACACGCTTGTCTGA
- a CDS encoding uroporphyrinogen-III synthase, which translates to MTALPVFVIRPEPGNAATLAAAHARGIDARGFALFEVGSLSWQAPEGPFDAILAGSANAFRHGGPQLAAFANVPVMAVGAATADAARAAGFTVARTGEGGLQPLVETLPPGNYLRLAGRDRVTLAPPEAVRIATVVVYAAQARAIPPAFAALLKKGGVVLLHSGEAAGHFRGECEALGIARNRLYLACLAPRIADLAGPGWAGIETALTRTDTDLLELATRMCQTV; encoded by the coding sequence ATGACCGCCCTGCCCGTCTTCGTCATCCGCCCAGAACCGGGCAACGCGGCCACGCTGGCAGCGGCGCACGCGCGGGGGATCGATGCGCGGGGGTTTGCCCTGTTCGAAGTCGGCTCGCTTTCCTGGCAGGCACCCGAAGGCCCGTTCGACGCCATCCTTGCGGGCAGCGCCAACGCATTCCGCCACGGCGGCCCACAGCTGGCGGCCTTCGCAAACGTGCCTGTGATGGCCGTGGGTGCTGCAACGGCTGATGCCGCGCGGGCTGCCGGGTTCACCGTCGCCCGCACTGGCGAGGGCGGCTTGCAGCCTCTGGTCGAGACGCTGCCGCCAGGAAATTACCTGCGTCTTGCCGGGCGGGACCGGGTCACGCTGGCACCGCCGGAGGCCGTGCGAATCGCCACCGTGGTCGTATATGCGGCGCAGGCACGGGCCATTCCGCCTGCCTTTGCAGCGCTGCTGAAAAAGGGTGGTGTGGTCCTGCTTCACTCCGGCGAAGCGGCGGGCCATTTCAGGGGTGAATGTGAAGCCCTTGGAATCGCGCGCAATCGTCTCTATCTGGCCTGCCTTGCACCGCGCATTGCCGACCTTGCCGGTCCGGGATGGGCGGGCATCGAGACAGCGCTAACCAGGACCGATACGGACCTGCTGGAACTGGCCACACGAATGTGCCAGACAGTGTGA
- a CDS encoding MICOS complex subunit MIC60, producing MRTRTIAALIAGCLLAGAAGTAWLGWRNGLIDVELADGVPQLITGATATPMPSPPAVDTAAQNRFADAATKVAMLEQRLAELNSQAIAASGNATRAESLLLAFAARRAVERGQPLGWIETQLRVRFGATQGAAVDRVIAAGSAPVTLALLAEQFEILAPQLAGGAPDEGTWDWLSRQVSDLFVVRHDDAPSPAPEARLVRTRAFLAGGKVEAAIAEVERMPGQTAATGWLAHARDYMASQRALDQIEAAALMGAQPVAAPSAAPTVELSPTPESSVPAI from the coding sequence ATGCGTACGCGAACCATCGCCGCGCTCATTGCAGGTTGCCTGCTCGCAGGGGCGGCAGGCACCGCATGGCTTGGCTGGCGAAACGGGCTGATCGATGTTGAACTTGCCGATGGTGTGCCGCAATTGATCACCGGCGCCACCGCCACGCCGATGCCTTCACCGCCCGCCGTCGATACGGCCGCCCAGAACCGATTCGCCGATGCCGCCACCAAGGTTGCCATGCTGGAACAGCGCCTTGCCGAACTGAACAGCCAGGCCATCGCCGCATCGGGCAACGCCACCCGCGCCGAATCCCTCCTGCTCGCCTTTGCCGCCCGCCGCGCGGTGGAGCGTGGTCAGCCGCTCGGCTGGATCGAAACCCAGTTGCGCGTCCGGTTCGGGGCCACACAGGGCGCGGCAGTGGATCGCGTGATCGCCGCCGGATCGGCCCCGGTCACGCTGGCGCTACTGGCCGAACAATTCGAAATTCTCGCCCCGCAACTCGCCGGTGGCGCGCCCGATGAAGGCACATGGGACTGGCTGTCGCGGCAGGTATCGGACCTGTTCGTGGTGCGCCACGACGATGCCCCCTCCCCCGCGCCCGAAGCGCGCCTCGTGCGCACCCGCGCCTTCCTCGCCGGTGGCAAGGTAGAAGCGGCGATCGCCGAAGTCGAACGCATGCCCGGCCAGACAGCCGCAACCGGCTGGCTCGCCCACGCCCGCGATTACATGGCGTCCCAGCGCGCACTCGACCAGATCGAAGCCGCCGCCCTGATGGGCGCACAGCCTGTTGCCGCGCCGAGTGCGGCTCCGACGGTTGAGCTTAGCCCCACGCCGGAATCTTCCGTTCCGGCAATCTGA
- a CDS encoding addiction module antidote protein — MSAPMELSPFDPANYLETEEDILFYLEAAMEGNDPKHIAGALGNIARSKGMSDIARKAGLGRQALYKALSEDGNPTLETLVAVLAVLGLELTVQKRAA; from the coding sequence TTGAGCGCACCAATGGAGCTAAGCCCATTTGATCCCGCCAACTACCTTGAGACCGAAGAGGACATCCTCTTCTATCTTGAGGCAGCGATGGAAGGGAACGACCCCAAGCATATCGCCGGGGCGCTCGGCAATATCGCTCGTTCCAAGGGCATGAGCGATATTGCGCGCAAGGCCGGGCTTGGACGTCAGGCGCTTTACAAGGCGCTTTCAGAAGATGGAAATCCCACTCTCGAAACGCTCGTCGCTGTGCTTGCGGTCCTCGGTCTAGAATTGACGGTCCAGAAGCGCGCCGCCTGA
- a CDS encoding IS5 family transposase (programmed frameshift), with protein sequence MSRYDLTDFEWRVIEPMLPNKPRGVPRVDDRRVLNGIFWVLRSGAPWRDLPERYGPRTTCYNRFVRWRKAGVWDRMMDAITAAHDGDIQMIDSTSIRAHQQAATGKKGDRDHCLGRSRGGLTTKIHAVVDGQGLPIRLSLTAGQSHDGQAADDLLNHVGAGTIVLADKAYDADRIRASLREKGSFANIPPKANRKSKPYFSTWLYRERNLIERYFSKLKHFRRVATRYDKLAENFLAMVQLASMRLWLRVYESTA encoded by the exons ATGAGCCGATATGACCTGACCGATTTCGAGTGGCGTGTGATCGAACCAATGTTGCCCAACAAGCCTAGAGGCGTGCCACGTGTCGATGACCGGCGTGTGCTGAATGGCATCTTCTGGGTGCTGCGGTCAGGGGCGCCGTGGCGAGACTTGCCGGAACGCTATGGCCCGCGCACAACCTGCTACAATCGCTTCGTGCGATGGCGAAAAGCCGGTGTGTGGGATCGAATGATGGACGCCATCACCGCCGCCCATGATGGCGATATCCAGATGATCGACAGCACTTCCATCCGGGCGCACCAACAGGCTGCGACGG GCAAAAAGGGGGATCGAGATCATTGTCTCGGTCGCTCCCGAGGCGGGCTCACCACCAAAATCCACGCGGTCGTCGATGGGCAAGGCCTCCCGATCCGGCTCAGCCTGACTGCCGGGCAAAGCCACGACGGGCAAGCGGCTGACGATCTACTCAATCACGTTGGCGCCGGAACAATCGTGCTGGCAGACAAGGCGTATGACGCCGATCGTATCCGAGCGTCTCTCCGCGAAAAGGGATCGTTTGCCAACATTCCGCCCAAGGCAAACCGGAAGTCGAAACCGTACTTCAGCACATGGCTGTACCGCGAGCGGAACCTGATCGAACGCTATTTCTCCAAATTGAAGCACTTCCGCAGAGTAGCTACCCGCTACGACAAGTTGGCCGAAAACTTTCTGGCCATGGTCCAACTCGCCTCAATGCGCCTGTGGCTGCGCGTTTATGAGTCTACGGCCTAG
- the tsaD gene encoding tRNA (adenosine(37)-N6)-threonylcarbamoyltransferase complex transferase subunit TsaD, with translation MALILGIESSCDETAAAVIDSNGATLATRIVAQRIASQDDAHRPYGGVVPEIAARAHVEVLAPMIESVLADARLTLDDMDAVAATAGPGLIGGVMVGLVTGKALAMAADKPLIAVNHLEGHALSPRLADPGLHYPYLLLLVSGGHCQILEVAGVGQYRRLATTIDDALGEAFDKTAKILGLGYPGGPAVERMAREGDPRAVRLPRPLVGSGEVHFSFAGLKSAVMRAKDAGIHADADIAASFQQAAIDCVVDRTRIALGAATPGMTALVVAGGVAANAALRGSLEALAGAHGLPLIAPPPKLCTDNAAMIGWAGAERFALGYVDALDVAARPRWPLDDNAAPVRGAGVKA, from the coding sequence ATGGCCCTGATCCTTGGCATAGAATCCAGTTGCGATGAAACCGCAGCGGCGGTGATCGATAGCAATGGCGCGACGCTGGCGACGCGTATCGTGGCGCAACGCATCGCTTCGCAGGACGATGCGCACCGGCCTTATGGCGGCGTGGTGCCTGAAATTGCAGCGCGCGCGCATGTAGAGGTGCTGGCGCCGATGATCGAATCGGTGCTTGCCGATGCCCGGCTGACGCTGGACGATATGGACGCCGTTGCGGCCACGGCGGGACCGGGGCTGATCGGCGGGGTCATGGTCGGGCTGGTCACGGGCAAGGCGCTGGCAATGGCGGCAGACAAGCCGCTGATCGCGGTCAATCACCTTGAAGGGCATGCGCTTTCGCCAAGGCTGGCCGATCCGGGGTTGCACTATCCCTATCTTCTCCTGCTGGTTTCGGGCGGGCATTGCCAGATTCTGGAAGTCGCAGGGGTCGGCCAGTATCGCCGTCTTGCCACGACCATCGACGATGCGTTGGGCGAGGCGTTCGACAAGACGGCGAAGATTCTCGGTCTCGGCTATCCGGGCGGGCCTGCGGTTGAGCGCATGGCGCGCGAGGGAGATCCGCGCGCGGTGCGCCTGCCGCGCCCGCTGGTGGGAAGCGGCGAAGTACACTTCTCGTTCGCTGGGCTGAAAAGCGCGGTGATGCGGGCGAAGGACGCTGGAATTCACGCGGACGCGGACATTGCGGCCTCGTTCCAGCAGGCGGCGATCGATTGCGTGGTGGACCGGACCCGGATTGCCCTGGGCGCGGCTACACCGGGAATGACCGCGCTGGTCGTGGCGGGTGGGGTTGCCGCCAATGCCGCGCTTCGCGGCAGCCTTGAGGCTCTTGCGGGCGCACACGGGCTGCCGCTGATCGCACCGCCGCCGAAACTGTGCACAGACAATGCCGCAATGATCGGCTGGGCTGGCGCAGAACGGTTCGCTCTGGGATATGTCGATGCGCTCGACGTGGCGGCGCGTCCGCGCTGGCCACTGGACGATAATGCCGCGCCGGTGCGTGGGGCAGGGGTGAAGGCATGA
- a CDS encoding lipopolysaccharide biosynthesis protein has protein sequence MSDTAKPLDHQAGQQDIAALAKGGRTNLFGFLLRLLARIPFLIIASRLYGAPAMGRFASALVMVEFAGMLATLGQKRGLAQRLAEGDEHPANTVGDAILLAMGLSLGMGALIFAFPESMYPGGNFTLADRLLMLAIPGLALGDLALAALAYRFDVATTVRARAVVEPWTISIAAGVFFFVSPASGLSLAYLLSIWAATAVALFSLVRSYGLPKAWKPKPGLLWQIAKRNIPLAGADAVEWGTRKLDVFILRFFVGEAPLGIYYFAQQFASLPQKLKTSFEPVLGPVITRSVKDKDYAGIAKQVCQVGFWITAAQIGIAMALGIPGEGLMGLGGPDFVAGTAALVFLLLAEVVASKAVVSEAALVYLARMRNLWISLATIAFQLVLTIGLIIVARNAGWGPMYVAAAAALALALSLGLASMVKSRVLARILGQSISNWRWGLAWAVVPAAAVGVAFTWLPEWAEMAVGIPAILAIYCYMLWVRSFGPEDRVLFRKQQPA, from the coding sequence TTGTCTGATACCGCCAAGCCTTTGGATCATCAGGCAGGCCAGCAGGATATCGCTGCGCTCGCCAAGGGCGGGCGGACGAACCTGTTCGGTTTCCTGCTGCGCCTTCTGGCGCGCATCCCGTTCCTGATCATCGCCAGCCGCCTCTACGGTGCGCCTGCCATGGGACGCTTCGCCTCGGCGCTTGTCATGGTCGAGTTTGCGGGCATGCTGGCGACACTTGGGCAAAAGCGCGGGCTTGCGCAGCGTCTCGCGGAAGGTGACGAACACCCGGCAAACACCGTGGGCGATGCGATCCTGCTGGCGATGGGGCTATCGCTGGGCATGGGCGCGCTGATCTTTGCCTTCCCCGAATCGATGTATCCCGGCGGCAATTTCACGCTGGCGGACCGCCTGCTGATGCTGGCAATCCCCGGTCTTGCACTGGGCGATCTTGCGTTGGCGGCGCTGGCCTATCGGTTTGACGTGGCGACGACCGTGCGCGCGCGCGCTGTGGTGGAGCCGTGGACGATCTCGATCGCCGCGGGAGTGTTCTTTTTCGTCTCGCCTGCATCGGGTCTCAGCCTTGCCTATCTCCTGTCGATCTGGGCAGCGACGGCAGTGGCGCTGTTTTCATTGGTGCGGTCCTATGGCCTGCCAAAGGCTTGGAAGCCCAAGCCCGGCCTGCTGTGGCAGATTGCCAAGCGCAACATTCCGCTGGCAGGCGCCGACGCGGTGGAGTGGGGTACGCGCAAGCTGGACGTGTTCATCCTGCGCTTCTTCGTGGGCGAAGCGCCGCTGGGCATCTACTATTTCGCGCAACAGTTCGCGTCCTTGCCGCAAAAGCTGAAGACAAGTTTCGAGCCGGTGCTGGGACCCGTGATTACCCGCAGCGTGAAGGACAAGGACTACGCCGGGATTGCCAAGCAGGTGTGCCAGGTGGGCTTCTGGATCACCGCCGCGCAGATCGGCATCGCGATGGCACTGGGGATTCCGGGCGAAGGGCTGATGGGCCTTGGCGGGCCTGACTTCGTGGCGGGCACGGCGGCGCTGGTATTCCTCCTGCTGGCCGAAGTGGTCGCGTCCAAGGCGGTCGTCAGTGAAGCTGCGCTGGTCTACCTCGCCCGCATGCGCAACTTGTGGATCAGCCTTGCCACGATCGCGTTCCAGCTGGTGCTGACCATCGGGCTGATCATCGTGGCGCGCAATGCGGGTTGGGGACCGATGTATGTCGCCGCCGCTGCCGCACTGGCGCTGGCGCTTTCGCTGGGGCTGGCCTCGATGGTCAAGTCGCGCGTACTGGCGCGCATTCTGGGGCAGAGCATCAGCAACTGGCGCTGGGGTCTGGCATGGGCGGTCGTCCCCGCCGCTGCCGTTGGCGTCGCCTTCACCTGGCTGCCTGAATGGGCCGAGATGGCGGTGGGAATCCCTGCCATTCTGGCAATCTACTGCTATATGTTGTGGGTCCGTTCGTTCGGACCGGAAGACCGGGTGCTGTTCCGCAAGCAGCAACCGGCATGA
- the hemC gene encoding hydroxymethylbilane synthase, producing MTPATPQQPLKLGTRRSPLAMAQAEEARARLCAAHGWSQSMVDLVPVTASGDKILDRPLAEIGGKALWTKELDAWLMSGEIDFAVHSMKDVETVRPEEFAIAAVLPRADVRDVLVGAASIQAIPPGARVGTSAPRRAAQMLHARPDLTVVGFRGNVATRLAKLQAGEADVTLLAAAGLERLGQTGVGHPLSEFEWLPAPAQGAIGIECLESRDDLRGWLSAIDDATSHSAIRAERALLLALGGNCHSPIAVLTSVREGSITLRAAIFSPDGVERTEGRETFGPHDGQGPARLAARLLRQSPDAIRLHFDGVA from the coding sequence ATGACACCTGCCACTCCACAACAGCCGCTCAAGCTCGGCACCCGCCGCTCCCCGCTTGCCATGGCGCAGGCCGAAGAGGCGCGCGCGCGCCTTTGCGCCGCGCATGGCTGGTCGCAATCCATGGTCGACCTGGTGCCCGTAACCGCCAGTGGCGACAAGATTCTGGATCGTCCGCTGGCCGAAATCGGCGGCAAGGCGCTGTGGACCAAGGAACTCGATGCCTGGCTGATGTCGGGAGAGATCGACTTTGCCGTCCATTCTATGAAGGACGTAGAGACAGTCCGCCCTGAAGAATTTGCCATCGCCGCCGTTCTTCCGCGCGCCGACGTGCGTGACGTTCTGGTGGGTGCCGCCTCCATCCAGGCCATCCCGCCCGGCGCGCGCGTCGGCACCAGCGCCCCGCGTCGCGCGGCGCAGATGCTCCATGCGCGGCCAGACCTGACAGTCGTCGGCTTTCGCGGCAATGTTGCCACGCGCCTTGCCAAGCTGCAGGCGGGCGAGGCCGACGTGACGCTGCTTGCCGCTGCCGGGCTGGAACGGCTGGGGCAAACCGGCGTTGGCCACCCGCTGTCGGAATTCGAATGGCTGCCCGCCCCGGCGCAGGGCGCCATCGGCATCGAATGCCTTGAATCGCGGGACGATCTGCGCGGCTGGCTTTCGGCAATCGACGATGCCACCAGTCATTCCGCGATCCGTGCCGAACGCGCACTCCTGCTGGCGCTTGGCGGCAATTGCCACAGCCCGATTGCGGTGCTGACCAGCGTGCGCGAAGGCTCAATCACCTTGCGCGCCGCCATCTTCAGCCCCGATGGCGTGGAGCGTACCGAAGGGCGTGAAACCTTTGGTCCGCACGATGGGCAAGGCCCGGCCCGCCTTGCCGCCCGCCTGCTCCGCCAATCGCCCGATGCCATTCGCCTGCACTTTGACGGAGTGGCATGA
- a CDS encoding type II toxin-antitoxin system RelE/ParE family toxin, whose product MSETPDFSDWLGSLRDRRARARIVVRLERLADGNFGDHKSVKGGVHELRVDYGPGYRVYFFQRGKELVILLCGGDKRTQDADIAHAKRLKEEIERTNGAKPI is encoded by the coding sequence CTGTCGGAAACGCCCGACTTCTCGGATTGGCTCGGCTCCTTGCGGGACCGGCGGGCACGAGCAAGGATCGTGGTTCGCCTTGAACGCTTGGCCGACGGGAATTTCGGTGACCACAAGTCTGTCAAAGGCGGCGTTCACGAACTTCGCGTCGACTATGGACCGGGCTACCGGGTGTATTTCTTCCAGCGGGGCAAAGAGCTTGTCATTCTCCTTTGCGGAGGCGACAAGCGTACGCAAGATGCCGACATTGCACATGCAAAGCGGCTGAAGGAAGAGATTGAGCGCACCAATGGAGCTAAGCCCATTTGA
- a CDS encoding FAD-dependent monooxygenase: protein MNELHADVVILGGGLVGMTLAIGLAKAGITSHVVDNSDPAAQTAEGFDGRASAISTASWNLYAHLGMAEALTPLGCPIAAIAVTDAMKPGRIDFKPGEGAKGSGDSLGRMYANRDLRIAMYDVAAKEEAITFHPNAHVAKRERGEHGVAVTLADGRILKGRLLVGAEGRKSPTRDEAGFTPARWDYGHRAIIAGLTHEKPHDNVAWEVFYPAGPFALLPLLDGADGVHRSALVWTVAEKDAAAVLAMPEAMFLNEVSTRMHGIFGAIKLASPRTSYPLNFHHTVKIVDERLALVGDAAHGMHPIAGQGLNVGLRDVAALVEVLSDGVRLGLDVGDAQLLARYERWRAADTFMVATATDVLTRLFGVPGKLPSAIRRFGMAGVQRVGPLKRWFMDEARGMSGDLPKLLRAA from the coding sequence ATGAATGAACTGCATGCCGACGTCGTGATCCTTGGCGGTGGCCTCGTCGGCATGACGCTTGCCATCGGTCTGGCGAAAGCCGGAATCACCAGCCATGTCGTCGATAATTCCGACCCTGCGGCGCAGACCGCCGAAGGGTTCGACGGGCGCGCTTCGGCGATCTCGACTGCAAGCTGGAACCTCTATGCCCATCTTGGCATGGCCGAGGCGCTGACGCCGCTGGGCTGCCCGATCGCAGCGATTGCGGTGACCGACGCGATGAAGCCGGGGCGGATCGACTTCAAGCCGGGCGAGGGCGCTAAAGGCTCTGGGGACTCGCTGGGCAGGATGTATGCCAACCGCGATCTGCGCATCGCGATGTACGATGTGGCGGCGAAGGAAGAGGCGATTACCTTCCACCCCAACGCGCACGTGGCAAAGCGTGAGCGCGGGGAACATGGCGTGGCGGTGACCCTGGCCGATGGCCGCATCCTGAAAGGGCGGCTGCTGGTCGGCGCGGAGGGGCGCAAATCTCCCACGCGCGACGAGGCGGGCTTCACGCCCGCGCGCTGGGACTATGGCCATCGCGCGATCATTGCCGGACTGACGCATGAAAAGCCGCACGACAACGTGGCGTGGGAAGTGTTCTATCCGGCGGGACCGTTCGCGCTCTTGCCGCTGCTTGATGGCGCGGACGGGGTACACCGTTCGGCGCTGGTCTGGACCGTGGCCGAGAAGGACGCCGCCGCCGTGCTGGCCATGCCTGAGGCGATGTTCCTGAACGAAGTGTCGACACGGATGCACGGCATTTTCGGGGCGATCAAGCTGGCCAGCCCGCGCACATCCTACCCGCTGAACTTCCACCACACGGTGAAGATCGTGGACGAGCGGCTGGCGCTGGTCGGCGATGCCGCGCACGGAATGCACCCGATCGCAGGGCAGGGCCTGAACGTGGGCCTGCGCGATGTGGCGGCGCTGGTCGAGGTGCTGTCGGACGGTGTGCGGCTGGGGTTGGACGTGGGCGATGCACAACTGCTCGCCCGCTATGAACGCTGGCGCGCGGCCGATACGTTCATGGTGGCGACGGCCACCGATGTGCTGACGCGCCTGTTCGGCGTACCGGGCAAGTTGCCCTCCGCCATCCGCCGCTTCGGCATGGCAGGTGTGCAGCGCGTCGGGCCTTTGAAGCGCTGGTTCATGGACGAAGCGCGCGGGATGAGCGGCGACCTGCCGAAGCTGCTGCGGGCTGCCTAG